Proteins from a single region of Haloterrigena alkaliphila:
- a CDS encoding 3-keto-5-aminohexanoate cleavage protein, translating into MSYGDFLRGEPAIVTAALTGGVHGKETTPNLPETPEEIGKAAAAVEAAGASVVHVHARRPNGERTFETERFQEIDDAIRRYADDVIIQHSTGGTGAPDADRHRPLRTDPPPEMASLDMGPLNRYDHLTSENTRGLVDSLHEEMVDRGIKPELEVFNDGHLNEVHGLLERRDLADPVYATLIFGPGTLARPRPRNFLNAIDNLPEGALFNTLGFGQNQLPFATMGLLFGGHVRVGLEDNVYYRRGELAESNAQLVERVVRVAEELGRPVATPDQAREILGL; encoded by the coding sequence ATGAGCTACGGCGACTTCCTCCGGGGCGAGCCGGCGATCGTCACGGCGGCCCTGACCGGCGGCGTCCACGGCAAGGAGACGACGCCGAACCTCCCCGAGACGCCCGAGGAGATCGGGAAGGCGGCGGCCGCAGTCGAGGCGGCCGGCGCCTCGGTCGTCCACGTTCACGCGCGCCGTCCCAACGGGGAACGCACGTTCGAGACGGAGCGCTTCCAGGAGATCGACGACGCGATCCGCCGGTACGCCGACGACGTGATCATCCAGCACTCGACCGGCGGCACCGGGGCGCCGGACGCGGACCGCCACCGCCCGCTGCGAACCGACCCGCCGCCGGAGATGGCCTCGCTCGACATGGGGCCGCTGAACCGGTACGACCACCTCACCAGCGAGAACACGCGCGGACTGGTCGACTCGCTCCACGAGGAGATGGTCGACCGCGGCATCAAGCCCGAACTCGAGGTATTCAACGACGGCCACCTGAACGAGGTCCACGGGCTACTCGAGCGCCGCGACCTCGCCGATCCGGTGTACGCGACGCTGATCTTCGGCCCCGGCACGCTGGCCCGTCCGCGGCCGCGGAACTTCCTGAACGCGATCGATAATTTGCCCGAAGGCGCGCTGTTCAACACGCTCGGGTTCGGCCAGAATCAGCTTCCGTTCGCGACGATGGGGCTGCTCTTCGGCGGCCACGTCCGCGTCGGCCTCGAGGACAACGTCTACTACCGGCGGGGCGAACTCGCCGAGAGCAACGCGCAACTGGTCGAACGCGTCGTTCGCGTCGCCGAGGAACTGGGTCGACCGGTCGCGACGCCCGATCAGGCCAGAGAAATCCTCGGGCTCTGA
- a CDS encoding LolA family protein produces MEPTRRKFVGLGCGAATAVAGCLSVGDDGEGTTDADLEARLADLDRPETMIATVETTVERDGTTTTTTDEITARLTGETYVEGRNDDRTFRNVDDGERAWFHDLERNRVAVMDSEMSGESHIEYLYGETTTYFDQLEARVGGEATLDGRSVYRVRFDPPPSETVERSIGVLVGNTEFVIPLETEEREDSELQQSVERIDVWFDRETLFPVKQVVETDEADFDAVSTSLSLNEPVDDELFAYEPPADALVEEHVFPYLERYESPADAEAAAGVEMAEPTHVPERFERAGAAVVDYPYANDLREVSGRYAGDASVGESIRIGACNGPRPFALEGETVTVDGVSGTIVESDLGTIVEWACEERTYYVFATATVDRETALSVAESVEVDCD; encoded by the coding sequence ATGGAACCGACACGTCGAAAATTCGTCGGGCTCGGATGCGGGGCGGCGACGGCGGTGGCGGGCTGTCTATCCGTCGGCGACGACGGCGAGGGGACGACGGACGCGGACCTCGAGGCGAGGCTGGCCGACCTCGACCGACCGGAGACGATGATCGCGACGGTCGAGACGACGGTCGAACGGGACGGAACGACGACCACCACGACGGACGAGATCACGGCGCGGCTCACCGGCGAGACATACGTCGAGGGCCGCAACGACGACAGGACGTTTCGGAACGTCGACGACGGGGAGCGGGCCTGGTTTCACGACCTCGAGCGAAACCGGGTGGCGGTGATGGACTCCGAGATGAGCGGCGAGAGCCACATCGAGTACCTCTACGGCGAGACGACGACGTACTTCGACCAGCTCGAGGCGCGGGTCGGCGGGGAGGCGACCCTCGACGGGCGGTCGGTCTACCGCGTCCGGTTCGATCCCCCGCCGTCCGAGACCGTCGAACGCTCGATCGGCGTCCTCGTCGGGAACACCGAGTTCGTGATCCCGCTCGAGACCGAGGAGCGCGAGGACAGCGAGTTACAGCAGTCCGTCGAGCGGATCGACGTCTGGTTCGACCGGGAGACGCTGTTCCCGGTCAAACAGGTCGTCGAGACGGACGAGGCCGACTTCGACGCGGTCTCCACGTCGCTCTCGCTGAACGAACCGGTCGACGACGAGCTGTTCGCGTACGAGCCGCCCGCCGACGCGCTCGTCGAGGAGCACGTCTTCCCGTACCTCGAGCGGTACGAGTCGCCCGCCGACGCCGAAGCCGCGGCGGGCGTCGAGATGGCGGAGCCGACGCACGTCCCCGAACGCTTCGAGCGCGCCGGGGCCGCCGTCGTCGATTACCCGTACGCGAACGATCTCCGGGAGGTCTCGGGCAGGTACGCCGGCGACGCGTCCGTCGGCGAGTCGATCCGGATCGGCGCCTGCAACGGTCCCCGTCCGTTCGCGCTCGAGGGCGAGACGGTCACCGTCGACGGCGTCTCCGGCACGATCGTCGAGAGCGACCTCGGCACGATCGTCGAGTGGGCCTGCGAGGAGCGGACGTACTACGTCTTCGCGACTGCGACGGTCGATCGCGAGACGGCGCTGTCGGTGGCAGAATCCGTCGAGGTCGACTGCGACTAG
- a CDS encoding TlpA family protein disulfide reductase: MQRREFVAGVGSVGVIASAGGILWRGLPSFGDGAPAPSGDEDGDPLEVETVDAKGSTAGTFDVRGGDDGAEATAIMFFTTGCGQCQAQIPRLAEARERLATRHGDAVRFLSVTYQSPERLPSETLREWWTDHSGEWAVGYEDGLAAAYGVVGFPVTIVVDSEGEKDWEENGVLSPRRVVGGVESVIE, encoded by the coding sequence ATGCAGCGACGCGAGTTCGTCGCCGGCGTCGGCAGCGTCGGGGTCATCGCCAGCGCGGGCGGCATCCTCTGGCGCGGCCTCCCGTCGTTCGGCGACGGCGCTCCGGCGCCGTCCGGCGACGAGGACGGCGACCCGCTCGAGGTCGAGACCGTCGACGCGAAGGGGAGCACCGCCGGGACGTTCGACGTTCGCGGCGGGGACGACGGAGCCGAGGCCACGGCGATCATGTTCTTCACCACGGGCTGTGGCCAGTGTCAGGCCCAGATTCCCCGCCTCGCCGAGGCCCGCGAACGGCTCGCCACTCGCCACGGCGACGCGGTCCGGTTCCTCTCGGTCACCTACCAGTCGCCCGAGCGACTGCCGTCGGAGACGCTCCGGGAGTGGTGGACCGACCACTCCGGCGAGTGGGCCGTCGGGTACGAGGACGGACTCGCCGCCGCCTACGGCGTCGTCGGCTTCCCCGTCACGATCGTCGTCGACTCCGAGGGCGAGAAGGACTGGGAGGAAAACGGCGTTCTGAGCCCCCGCAGGGTCGTCGGTGGCGTCGAATCCGTCATCGAGTGA
- a CDS encoding SRPBCC family protein produces MPTYERRTTVDAPLEEVWEFHSRVEGLEAVTPDWMGLRVEAVLGPDGRPDPDVLEVGTELALSIRPLGIGPRQHWTSLITDRDRRDDGAYFRDEMVYGPFERWEHTHAFSADGERTVLRDRVVYELPVLGRGPLAEVTTPFSQAGFEAMFRGRHRATKARLE; encoded by the coding sequence ATGCCGACGTACGAGCGCCGGACGACCGTCGACGCACCGCTCGAGGAGGTCTGGGAGTTCCACTCGCGAGTCGAGGGGCTTGAGGCCGTCACACCCGACTGGATGGGCCTCCGCGTCGAGGCCGTGCTCGGCCCCGACGGCCGGCCGGATCCCGACGTGCTCGAGGTCGGAACGGAACTAGCGCTGTCGATCCGTCCGCTGGGTATCGGGCCGCGCCAGCACTGGACGTCGCTGATCACGGACCGCGACCGCCGCGACGACGGCGCGTACTTTCGCGACGAGATGGTCTACGGCCCGTTCGAGCGCTGGGAACACACCCACGCCTTCTCCGCGGACGGCGAGCGGACGGTCCTCCGGGACCGCGTCGTCTACGAACTCCCGGTCCTCGGCCGCGGCCCGCTCGCCGAGGTCACGACGCCGTTCTCGCAGGCCGGCTTCGAGGCGATGTTTCGCGGCCGCCACCGGGCGACGAAGGCGCGCCTCGAGTGA
- a CDS encoding 2-oxoacid:acceptor oxidoreductase subunit alpha, which translates to MSDDELIWRIAGGSGDGIDSTSQNFAKALMRSGLDVFTHRHYPSRIRGGHTYVEIRAADREVQSRGDGYNFLLSLGDSFARNPQEEAYYGNEEIKPLSENLDELREGGIIVYDEGLIDEEDVEAINLEERAEENDWHVFPMDLRGLAKEHGREVMRNTAGVGVTAALLDMELEHIEDLMSDAMGGEILEANLEILHEAYDTVNEEYDFEHDLRAPEGSHDTEQALLSGSNAIAYAAIDAGCRFIAGYPMTPWTDVFTILSQNFPDMGGVSEQVEDEIAAAALAVGASHAGVKAMSGSSGGGFALMSEPLGLAEMTETPVVLVESMRAGPSTGMPTKPEQADLEHVLYTSQGDSQRVVFAPGNIEEAYEQTRLAFDIAWDYQIPAIVIYDQKLSGENENVDVEFFDREPSPDLGSTLTEDELAEAAHDNSGKFKRFNYDDAENGVAPRSIPGQKGGRYLATGNEHSPVGHISEDPDNRVAQMERRIEKLESIRAELDEERDSTQTYFGPEDADYGIVTWGSSQGAVAEAIERLNENGHSVKGISVSDMMPFAEREVTEFLESVDEAMVVEMNATAQFRGLIQKELGRFGDKMTSLLKFNGNPFEPAEIVEGYEVNLADEDRQPTAQVRIEPAAGD; encoded by the coding sequence ATGAGCGACGACGAACTCATCTGGCGAATCGCAGGCGGTTCCGGAGACGGAATCGACTCGACGAGTCAGAACTTCGCCAAGGCGCTGATGCGCTCGGGGCTCGACGTGTTCACCCATCGGCACTATCCGTCGCGAATCCGCGGCGGCCACACCTACGTCGAGATCCGGGCCGCAGACCGCGAGGTACAGTCACGGGGAGACGGCTACAACTTCCTGCTCTCGCTGGGCGACTCGTTCGCCCGGAACCCACAGGAGGAGGCCTACTACGGGAACGAGGAGATCAAACCCCTCTCCGAGAACCTGGACGAGCTCCGCGAGGGCGGGATCATCGTCTACGACGAGGGGCTGATCGACGAGGAGGACGTCGAGGCGATCAACCTCGAGGAGCGCGCCGAGGAGAACGACTGGCACGTCTTCCCCATGGACCTGCGCGGCCTCGCCAAAGAGCACGGGCGCGAGGTCATGCGCAACACCGCCGGCGTCGGCGTCACAGCGGCGCTGCTGGACATGGAACTCGAGCACATCGAGGACCTCATGTCCGACGCCATGGGTGGGGAGATCCTCGAGGCGAACCTCGAGATCCTCCACGAGGCCTACGACACCGTCAACGAGGAGTACGACTTCGAGCACGATCTGCGTGCGCCGGAGGGCTCCCACGACACCGAGCAGGCGCTGCTGTCGGGCTCGAACGCGATCGCCTACGCCGCGATCGACGCCGGCTGTCGGTTCATCGCCGGCTACCCGATGACGCCGTGGACGGACGTGTTCACCATCCTCAGCCAGAACTTCCCCGACATGGGCGGCGTCTCCGAGCAGGTCGAGGACGAGATCGCCGCGGCCGCCCTCGCGGTCGGCGCGAGCCACGCCGGCGTGAAGGCCATGTCCGGCTCTTCCGGCGGCGGCTTCGCCCTGATGTCCGAACCGCTCGGCCTCGCCGAGATGACCGAGACGCCGGTCGTGCTCGTCGAATCGATGCGCGCCGGCCCCTCGACGGGGATGCCGACGAAGCCCGAACAGGCCGACCTCGAGCACGTCCTCTACACGAGTCAGGGCGACTCCCAGCGCGTCGTCTTCGCGCCCGGGAACATCGAGGAGGCTTACGAGCAGACCCGACTGGCGTTCGACATCGCCTGGGACTACCAGATCCCGGCGATCGTCATCTACGACCAGAAGCTCTCGGGCGAGAACGAGAACGTCGACGTCGAGTTCTTCGACCGCGAGCCCTCGCCGGACCTCGGCTCCACGTTGACGGAGGACGAACTGGCGGAGGCGGCCCACGACAACTCCGGGAAGTTCAAGCGGTTCAACTACGACGACGCCGAAAACGGCGTCGCACCCCGCTCGATCCCCGGCCAGAAGGGCGGCCGCTACCTCGCGACCGGGAACGAGCACAGCCCCGTCGGCCACATCAGCGAAGATCCCGACAACCGCGTCGCGCAGATGGAACGGCGCATCGAGAAACTCGAGTCGATCCGCGCGGAGCTTGACGAGGAACGGGACTCGACCCAGACCTACTTCGGTCCGGAAGACGCCGACTACGGCATCGTCACGTGGGGCTCCTCGCAGGGCGCCGTCGCGGAGGCCATCGAGCGCCTGAACGAGAACGGGCACTCGGTAAAGGGGATCAGCGTCTCCGACATGATGCCCTTCGCCGAACGGGAGGTGACGGAGTTCCTCGAGAGCGTCGACGAGGCGATGGTCGTCGAGATGAACGCGACCGCGCAGTTCCGCGGCCTGATCCAGAAGGAACTGGGTCGCTTCGGCGACAAGATGACCAGCCTGCTGAAGTTCAACGGCAACCCCTTCGAACCCGCCGAGATCGTCGAGGGGTACGAGGTCAATCTCGCCGACGAGGACCGTCAGCCGACCGCACAGGTGCGAATCGAACCCGCTGCAGGTGACTAA
- a CDS encoding nitrous oxide reductase accessory protein NosL, whose protein sequence is MIGPAGRSFGRRRLLATVGAGTAVAVAGCLGGEEDAGDEDGDGGNEEHPYATELSHPGDEPIEFGDEDRCPVCNMIAADYPDWQAQIAHADGVGAVFDTPGCLFAYAAAPPTDEAVVGAWVTDFETGRLVEASDAFFVLVTDADAVPTETMKINPRPFASYDDAVAYLEEWGAEDLTEDDIVEFEAVDRDIAAIYRGNRLPDE, encoded by the coding sequence ATGATTGGCCCCGCGGGTCGCTCGTTCGGTCGACGCCGACTGCTCGCTACCGTCGGCGCGGGAACCGCGGTGGCCGTCGCCGGCTGTCTGGGCGGCGAGGAGGACGCTGGTGACGAGGACGGAGATGGCGGTAACGAGGAACATCCGTACGCGACGGAGCTCTCCCATCCCGGCGACGAACCGATCGAGTTCGGCGACGAGGATCGATGCCCGGTCTGTAACATGATCGCCGCGGACTACCCCGACTGGCAGGCCCAGATCGCCCACGCCGACGGGGTCGGTGCAGTCTTCGACACGCCGGGCTGTCTGTTCGCGTACGCGGCCGCCCCGCCGACGGACGAGGCGGTCGTCGGCGCCTGGGTCACCGACTTCGAGACGGGACGGCTCGTCGAGGCGAGCGACGCCTTCTTCGTCCTCGTCACGGACGCGGACGCCGTCCCGACGGAGACGATGAAGATCAATCCCCGCCCGTTCGCGTCGTACGACGACGCGGTCGCCTACCTCGAGGAGTGGGGCGCGGAGGACCTCACGGAGGACGACATCGTCGAATTCGAGGCCGTCGACCGCGATATCGCGGCGATCTATCGCGGGAACCGCCTTCCGGACGAGTGA
- the lrpA1 gene encoding HTH-type transcriptional regulator LrpA1, with the protein MSTQATEDRILEVLEEDAQASYAEIAEQANVSKPTVRKYINQLEEEGVIVGYSADVDPKKLSSKTIAMVGIDVASERYVEATKALKDLDQIEALYSSSGDHMLMAEVRAADGDALGEIISENILEIDGVTAAHPSFLQERLK; encoded by the coding sequence ATGAGTACACAGGCGACGGAAGATCGCATCCTCGAGGTCCTCGAGGAGGACGCGCAGGCGTCCTACGCCGAGATCGCGGAGCAGGCGAACGTCTCGAAACCGACCGTTCGGAAGTACATCAACCAGCTCGAGGAAGAGGGCGTCATCGTCGGCTACTCGGCCGACGTCGACCCGAAGAAGCTCTCGAGCAAGACCATCGCGATGGTGGGGATCGACGTCGCGAGCGAACGCTACGTCGAGGCGACGAAGGCGCTGAAGGACCTCGATCAGATCGAGGCGCTGTACAGTTCCAGCGGCGACCACATGCTGATGGCCGAGGTCCGCGCCGCGGACGGCGACGCGCTGGGCGAGATCATCTCCGAGAACATCCTCGAGATCGACGGCGTCACCGCGGCCCATCCCTCTTTCCTCCAGGAGCGACTGAAGTAG
- a CDS encoding MarR family transcriptional regulator — MTNCSSRGLLDVLDERGPAEVGSLASALEVHPVTVTKECHDLQSDGHIRQISGGVYTITEDGRQYLETVSE; from the coding sequence ATGACCAACTGTTCGAGTCGAGGACTTCTGGACGTTCTCGACGAGCGGGGGCCGGCCGAGGTCGGGTCGCTGGCCTCGGCGCTCGAGGTCCACCCGGTGACGGTTACGAAGGAGTGTCACGATCTCCAGTCCGACGGCCACATTCGACAGATTTCCGGGGGCGTCTACACCATCACCGAGGACGGCCGACAGTACCTCGAGACGGTCTCCGAGTAG
- a CDS encoding class I SAM-dependent methyltransferase, translating to MTDERERWNERYSDVDFELPDEPIPELERRVATLPEGRALDVATGTGRNALFLAERGYDVDAVDVSDAAIETARRRADERDVDVNWVRADLGEFDLEADAYDVITVSFFAALENLPDLKTALAPGGVLVYEHHLRSSDALEIGPSSERFRYRSNDLLRAALDLTILSYAERRRPVAGGTAAIATLVARNTHGGTQSYPKLGE from the coding sequence GTGACGGACGAACGCGAGCGGTGGAACGAGCGGTACAGCGACGTCGACTTCGAGTTGCCCGACGAGCCGATTCCCGAACTCGAGCGCCGCGTCGCGACGCTGCCCGAGGGCCGGGCGCTCGACGTGGCGACCGGCACCGGCCGCAACGCGCTCTTCCTCGCCGAGCGCGGCTACGACGTCGACGCGGTCGACGTCTCGGACGCGGCGATCGAGACCGCCCGCCGCAGAGCGGACGAGCGGGACGTCGACGTGAACTGGGTCCGAGCCGATCTGGGCGAGTTCGACCTCGAGGCGGACGCCTACGACGTGATCACGGTGAGCTTCTTCGCGGCGCTCGAGAACCTGCCCGATCTCAAGACGGCGCTGGCGCCGGGCGGCGTCCTCGTCTACGAGCACCACCTGCGCTCGAGCGACGCCCTCGAGATCGGCCCCTCGAGCGAGCGCTTCCGGTATCGGTCGAACGACCTCCTGCGGGCGGCGCTCGACCTGACGATCCTCTCCTACGCGGAGCGGCGCCGGCCCGTCGCGGGCGGGACCGCGGCGATCGCGACGCTGGTCGCGCGGAACACGCACGGCGGCACGCAGTCCTACCCCAAGTTGGGCGAGTGA
- a CDS encoding thiamine pyrophosphate-dependent enzyme: MSAFNAIGEEREIDRDEYTPGVEPQPTWCPGCGDFGVLKSLKQALPEVGKTPEEVLTVTGIGCSGKLNSYLDTYGFHTIHGRSLPVARAAKLANPELEVIAAGGDGDGYGIGGNHFIHTARENHDITYIVFNNEIFGLTKGQTSPTSPKGHKSKTQPSGSAKTPLRPLSTSLNAGASYVARTAAVNPNQAKEIIKEAIEHDGFAHIDFLTQCPTWNKDARQYVPYIDVQESDDYDFDVHDRAEAAEMMRETEDVLNEGTVLTGRYYVEDDRPSYSQEKHAVGEMPDQPLAERYFDDDAEWERSYDLLERHT; encoded by the coding sequence ATGAGTGCATTCAACGCGATCGGTGAGGAACGGGAGATCGACCGGGACGAGTACACCCCCGGTGTCGAACCGCAGCCGACCTGGTGTCCGGGCTGTGGGGACTTCGGCGTCCTGAAGTCGCTGAAACAGGCCCTGCCCGAAGTCGGGAAGACGCCCGAGGAGGTGCTGACCGTCACCGGAATCGGCTGTTCCGGCAAACTGAACAGCTACCTGGACACGTACGGCTTCCACACGATTCACGGCCGCTCGCTGCCCGTCGCCCGGGCCGCGAAGCTCGCGAATCCGGAACTCGAGGTCATCGCCGCCGGCGGCGACGGCGACGGCTACGGGATCGGCGGCAACCACTTCATCCACACGGCCCGGGAGAACCACGACATCACGTACATCGTGTTCAACAACGAGATATTCGGCCTGACGAAGGGCCAGACCTCGCCCACGAGCCCGAAGGGCCACAAGTCCAAGACCCAGCCCTCGGGCAGCGCGAAGACGCCGCTGCGGCCGCTTTCGACGTCGCTGAACGCCGGCGCGAGCTACGTCGCTCGCACCGCCGCGGTCAACCCGAACCAGGCCAAGGAGATCATCAAGGAGGCCATCGAGCACGACGGCTTCGCGCACATCGACTTCCTGACCCAGTGTCCGACCTGGAACAAGGACGCCCGCCAGTACGTCCCCTATATCGACGTCCAGGAGTCCGACGACTACGACTTCGACGTCCACGACCGCGCGGAAGCCGCCGAGATGATGCGCGAGACCGAGGACGTCCTCAACGAGGGGACCGTCCTGACGGGCCGCTACTACGTCGAGGACGACCGTCCCTCCTACTCGCAGGAGAAACACGCCGTCGGCGAGATGCCCGACCAGCCGCTGGCCGAGCGCTACTTCGACGACGACGCCGAGTGGGAGCGCAGCTACGACCTGCTCGAGCGGCACACGTAA
- a CDS encoding DMT family transporter has product MRRSDLEVTPMVALAFAVFAASTSAVLVRWSAAPSSVAAFYRVLFTTALVAPVALVRNRADFSRLSRRDLAAAVVAGVALAIHFAAWFESLNHTSVAASVTIVQSQPIVVALAAGLVLGERITRETVAGIAVAVVGAAAMSLGDAGEAPLSDATLYGNALALLGAVTVAGYVLAGRSIRQRVSLFPYVTVVYAACALTLGALVAAQGHDYVAYPAREWLLFLGMAVGPGVFGHTVVNWTLKHLESVVVSVAWLGEPVGATLLAVVLLAEVPDAVTVAGGAVVLAGIAVTTLERERRDGSGT; this is encoded by the coding sequence GTGCGCAGGTCGGACCTCGAGGTGACGCCGATGGTCGCCCTCGCGTTCGCGGTGTTCGCCGCGAGCACCAGCGCCGTGCTGGTCCGCTGGAGCGCGGCGCCGAGTTCGGTCGCGGCATTCTACCGGGTGCTGTTCACCACGGCACTGGTCGCGCCCGTCGCGCTCGTGCGGAATCGGGCGGACTTTTCGCGACTCTCGAGGCGCGATCTGGCCGCGGCCGTCGTCGCCGGCGTCGCGCTCGCGATCCACTTCGCGGCGTGGTTCGAGAGCCTGAACCACACGAGCGTCGCGGCGAGCGTCACCATCGTCCAGAGCCAGCCGATCGTCGTCGCGCTGGCGGCAGGACTCGTGCTCGGCGAGCGGATCACCCGCGAGACCGTCGCGGGGATCGCCGTCGCCGTCGTCGGCGCCGCCGCGATGTCGCTGGGCGACGCGGGCGAGGCGCCACTCTCCGACGCGACGCTGTACGGAAACGCGCTCGCGTTGCTGGGCGCCGTCACCGTCGCGGGCTACGTGCTCGCGGGCCGGTCGATCCGCCAGCGGGTCTCCCTCTTTCCCTACGTCACCGTCGTCTACGCCGCCTGCGCGCTGACGCTGGGCGCTCTCGTCGCCGCGCAGGGCCACGACTACGTCGCCTATCCGGCCCGCGAGTGGCTGCTCTTCCTCGGGATGGCCGTCGGCCCCGGCGTCTTCGGGCACACCGTGGTCAACTGGACGCTGAAACACCTCGAGTCGGTCGTGGTGAGCGTCGCCTGGCTGGGCGAACCCGTCGGCGCGACGCTGCTGGCGGTCGTTCTGCTGGCCGAAGTCCCCGACGCGGTGACGGTGGCCGGCGGGGCGGTCGTCCTCGCGGGCATCGCCGTGACGACGCTCGAGCGCGAGCGACGGGACGGCTCGGGGACGTGA